The sequence below is a genomic window from Xylocopa sonorina isolate GNS202 chromosome 15, iyXylSono1_principal, whole genome shotgun sequence.
AAGTCGCTTGAGCTATTCTGTTAAGAATGAATTGCTTTTCCACAATATTTTTTCCATACTTGACAAGAGCAGATTCTATACATTGACCAAAAGTTTCTATGTTCTACAAATGATATTTATCAATTAATAACACTTAATTATTAACACGTATTAATATGAATATTAGAAATCGATGTAAACCTTGGCACATGCTACAGCATGTTCTTGTAAGGTAGGATGCACTAAGTGCGTAAAATTAGGTGTTGATGTCAATCCAAAAGCTCGTGATGCTCTTTTAGTAGCTTCTCCAAAGATCAATCCTAAATTAGTGGTAGGATTCTTAAATGCTTTCTGTAATTCTTTTAAATGACTTCCCGCATATTGAATCCCTGTAAGAGCAACAAACAAGCGGAGAATATCATTAGTTCCCtcgaaaattctaaaaattcgCAAGTCTCGCATAACTCGTTCGAGACCAGTGTCTTTCATGTATCCCATTCCACCCAGTACTTGAATAGCTTCGTCGCAAATCCACCATGCAGCTTCTGATGCGATACACTAGAAAACGATTATTTTTAAGTAATTAGAACAATTTGTTAATCCTAGATTAGCACATTGGATGGTTTAGTACAAAAGATGAGTAGAAATATTTGTAGATCTTCTCAAATCTAGCATAACTCGATTATCCAATAAAACGATGTGCTAGTCCAGGGCTAATTTTCATATTTCAGAATAAATCTTACTTTAGAGATAGCCGCTTCTAAATGATAATCCTGACTTCCGCTATCCATATTACCCGAAATTGTATACCCTATGCTTTCGGTTACATAGTGTAACATTGCCATACGGCCTAATTTTTCCTGAATACTTCCGTATTGATCTATTGTACGCCCAAATTGTACTCGTTGCGTTGCATGCTCAACTGCTTTTTTAATACAATAACGCATAGTACCGGAAAGAGCAGCTGCCATACCAAACCGACCATTATTCAAGATACTCATAGCAACCTGAcacaatataaattatacagaaAATAATGTTTAAAATTTTGTAAAGAGTTTAAAAAAGTTTTGTTTAAAACACTAAGTACCTTGAAACCTTGTCCTTCTTCACTTATAACATTCTCAACTGGTATCTTAACGTCTTCAAAATGTACCTCTGCGGTATTACTGCATTTAATACCCATCTTTTTTTCTGGTGGTCCATTCGTTACACCGCCAAAGGATCTTTCAACGATAAACGCAGTAACTTTGTCCTTGGTTTCACCAGTTTCTGGATCCTTAATAGGAACTTGTGCAAACACTGTCATTATATTTGCCAAACCACCGTTTGATATCCAAATTTTGCTCCCGTTTAAAACGTAGTGCGAGCCATCCGCTGACTTTACTGCACGTGAACGAATCGAACCAGCGTCTGAACCAGAACTCGGTTCTGTGAGGCAAAATGCCGCATACTCTCCGTTACAAACTCTTGGAAGATATTTCTGTTTTTGTTCCGGTGTACCGAATAAAAGTATACCCTATACACGAATTACAATTCTTGTATAAAATATTGCCTCTATATAAGATTTAAAGATAAAATTGTTGGAAATACAATTCTTTACTTCCATGGTACAAATATATAGAAACTAAACGCATACCTTAAAGCCTATACTTTGATGTGAACCTAAGGTGATACCGATACCTAAATCATGGTATCCACAAATTTCAACAGATCTGCTATATTGAGTATTAGTCAATCCTAGTCCACCATATTCTTCGGGCACTTGAAGAGCAAATATTCCAAGATCCCACATCGCCTGCATAGTTTTATCATCTATTGATGCATTTTCGTCATTTTTCAGTGGATCATTTACTtcctttaaataaaaatttaaatgTGATTCTTTATTTCTCAGAAATTCAGAAATTGAAAAGAACTTTGCATTATAAGTTTAAGTACTTCAAAAAATTTTTGCACAGGATCAATTAGTAATTTTAAGGTGTCAACTTCATCTTTGgttaagacatctggaaatggaaATACTTGACTGGATTGCAATTCGCCACGgaaaatattcatgacgaaggaCTGAGACTCTTTTGGAGCAACATTCTTTTTTGTTTTCACCTCTGTCGTATTTTTTGCAGCTGCTTGAATTGCTAAGCatctgaaaaaaataaaaaacctaTTATTATTTACAAATTAAGTTTTACATTAAATGTTTACATTCATTAATTTTATCTatctaatcaataatttttttctaTTACGAGCTCTACATGTTTACtacagcaaaaaaaaaaaagaacagataTAATTTATTTGTATATATGTGTCATTCGTTCAAAGTCCAAAAACTGAATTTATCAATTCGCAAATAGCAATGTAACATTAATTTGGTTAACATGAATAATTTTAATcgcaaattaattaaaaatttgcgACTATATAGAaatcttaaatatcgatattcaTCTAGATAAATCGAACGCAGCTGGCAATCGTTCTTTTATTTGTGCATCATGAATGACAGTTATGCGTGAGTTAAGCAACAGGTTGGGCAGAAGTACGATTGAAATTATTTTCACTTACAGACACAATAACTTACCTGACATTTGGATCAATGATTCTGGTGaaattcttggatcttaaaccGACGTAACTTGCAATTCGTAACATGTTCGAAATTCAAGCTTATTTGTACTTGCTACTTAGCTTAACGAAATTGAAGCTTATTTATACTCGCTATTTATAAACATACGGGGGTACCGTTCACTTCGGTTAAACATCGCGCCGCCCTCTACAAGCAGACAGCTAAAACATAGCATTTCCGTATAGGATGAAAGGTATATTTCTTTATTaccataaaatttgaaaatgtcGTACCTACTGAGAACCGTGCAGACTTCCATCCAGTGGTGAAGAATATCCTTGATCCATCGCGGTACATTTGATTAATGATTTGCACAATTTTATCGTTGGCCTACGTACTGTAATTTTAAGCATAAGAACACCTTTCGAAATCAATTGCAAATAATAGGCCAGATCACGATTTATTGTTGTCAACAAATAAAACAGCTCGTTTCGTTGTTTGGTATGTATATCAAGTAGAAAGGAATGAAACTTTTATTCAAATAAAATAACAACTTGCGTATAGGTTATAAAGGCAGCATAattaaaaagaatgtattttTTAGCAAAATCTGAATATAATATGTCCAGGATATTatgtaaataataaaagaagGTACGATCGGTTAGTAAACAATGATTTCCACAAGTTTCTAGTGAAAGATTGTTAATGTTTTGTGAATTTTGATTGGTTCGTATAGACAAGTCCAGTTTGCTGTCTTTTCATTTGACGTCATAAAAGAAAGTCACATTAAAATTCTGTCGAAACGAAAGGGCACGCGAACAGTCAGTGCTGGTGTGGTACTCGAGAAATAATGAAGGCTGGAAATTTTCTTAACCAAAAGACATGTTCGCCTCGAAATTGTAACACATATAAACTGAAAGTATGGGCTGAATGATTCATGGGCAAAATGTAAGTAGTATGTTTATAAAATCGTATCAAAATATATTTATACTCTACGATAATATATCGTGATGTGTATAAAAATTACATAATATGActagaaataaaatatttaaccaATTTCTATTTTTATGACTACTTGTCAATTACAGGTAATCGTTGAATTCAAATCATATGAGAGGAACTGTTTGAAAATTATCTCAAATATGATTGATTGTTCTAAATTATAGTCTAACAACGGAACGTTATACAAAGTATTAATATGAGTAACGTTACTTCGCAAGACGTCTCATTAAGATCATTGTTAACGCTCAATAATAATGATTTTAAAGAGTTTATGTGTGGTTGGAGTGCTGCTGTCATCAATGTATCTATTACTTTtcctattaataaaattatatttagacAGGTATGTAAATGTAAACATTTAATAATACCTGTCTCTTCAGTTGCATAGAATATTGATACTGtatcattgacgattgttataAAAAATTTTTTAGGCTGATAACCTTTTCATCTAGTTGAATAGAATATTCATAAAAATCATGCCGCTctgatataattattataatattatataattattctAAAGTAACGTATTATTGCGCAGATTTTGGAAGATGTACCAGTCTATACAGCGTTTCAGCAGATATCCAGAGAGGGGATACGTCTACTGTATCGTGGAATTTTACCACCCCTATGCCAAAAAACACTTTCGGTTAGTGTAATGTTTAGTATGTACGAAGGTTGCAAGGAACGTTTGTGCACATTAACAAATAATGATGTATTAATTAGAGTATTAGCAGCCCATTTTGCTGGCACTGCTGAGGCTATACTTGTGCCCCTTGAAAGAGTACAAACATTGCTACAAGATTGGCGGTATCATGATAAATTTAAAAATACTTCTCAtgcatttaaatatttattaaaaaattacagTGTGTCTGAATGTTACCGTGGATTAGTACCAATCATATATAGAAATAGCTGTTCTAATTTAACATTCTTTATACTTAAGGAACAATCCAAGAAATTGACAGGTGAACAGGAATCCGTATTAACAAGTTTTATCAATGGTGCTTTAATAGGTGGTTTTACAAGTACTATATTTTATCCTATGAATGTAATCAAAATTCATATGCAATCGAAAATAGGCGGTGACTTCGAGAAATTCGTTACTGTTACACGCGAAATATACATTGCAAGAAATAGAAGTATTATGTCATTTTATAAGGGTGTGCATTTAAACTGTATGAGATCATTTATTAGCTGGGGAGTTATAAATGCGTCTTACGATTTTCTAAAAGAAATTATGTTTTCGTAACAAGTTATGTCGCAGAtggttatttatatttattaaacaacattttttttcttataTCATGTGTAATTTTATAGAGAGTATTTTGTTTTAATTGAAGCTACAAATCGCACATTTTTTTCCTGCAATAAAGTATCAGGATTGCACAGAAGGAAGAAAGATAACTTGTGGAGTTATTGCAAACAAAAATTTGTGTAAATTTATCCTTTTATTCGCTAtcaaagaaaaaataaaatctATTTAATTATGCATTTACAAATAAATCCTCAATTGAATGATAATcgacaattatatttaatataaatttatattaatgtaTTGTATATCTTTCAAATACCTTTTTATTTAGTAATGGCGTATTATACAATACCGAGCGAAATAAATAtttgataaattaaaaaatatttccgtACTTTACGTCGAACATGCAGCGTACAATTTATTTCAAGTTCCTAAGAATGGAATGAAAAAACTAGACTGTACTCTATTATAATATGCAAGTAATAAACGATATGGAACATTGGATTCAATAATGCGGATGGCCAAATAACGTGTAACACAATATTTAAATACCATTTTTATTGCTCTCTCGCAACGATTTACTTTTGTTACACAAGTTACATGTATCTATTGTTATCTCTAGAACGAATTACGTGAAATGCAAATGTATGTAATCAGA
It includes:
- the Acadvl gene encoding acyl-CoA dehydrogenase very long chain, translated to MLRIASYVGLRSKNFTRIIDPNVRCLAIQAAAKNTTEVKTKKNVAPKESQSFVMNIFRGELQSSQVFPFPDVLTKDEVDTLKLLIDPVQKFFEEVNDPLKNDENASIDDKTMQAMWDLGIFALQVPEEYGGLGLTNTQYSRSVEICGYHDLGIGITLGSHQSIGFKGILLFGTPEQKQKYLPRVCNGEYAAFCLTEPSSGSDAGSIRSRAVKSADGSHYVLNGSKIWISNGGLANIMTVFAQVPIKDPETGETKDKVTAFIVERSFGGVTNGPPEKKMGIKCSNTAEVHFEDVKIPVENVISEEGQGFKVAMSILNNGRFGMAAALSGTMRYCIKKAVEHATQRVQFGRTIDQYGSIQEKLGRMAMLHYVTESIGYTISGNMDSGSQDYHLEAAISKCIASEAAWWICDEAIQVLGGMGYMKDTGLERVMRDLRIFRIFEGTNDILRLFVALTGIQYAGSHLKELQKAFKNPTTNLGLIFGEATKRASRAFGLTSTPNFTHLVHPTLQEHAVACAKNIETFGQCIESALVKYGKNIVEKQFILNRIAQATFDIYTMAVVLSRATASANKKISSVDHELLMAQTWCMEATERINSNLKSVSSDKQLNVFSNLSKISKNMCDVGGCVQLNPVGF
- the LOC143430628 gene encoding mitochondrial nicotinamide adenine dinucleotide transporter SLC25A51 isoform X1, whose amino-acid sequence is MSNVTSQDVSLRSLLTLNNNDFKEFMCGWSAAVINVSITFPINKIIFRQILEDVPVYTAFQQISREGIRLLYRGILPPLCQKTLSVSVMFSMYEGCKERLCTLTNNDVLIRVLAAHFAGTAEAILVPLERVQTLLQDWRYHDKFKNTSHAFKYLLKNYSVSECYRGLVPIIYRNSCSNLTFFILKEQSKKLTGEQESVLTSFINGALIGGFTSTIFYPMNVIKIHMQSKIGGDFEKFVTVTREIYIARNRSIMSFYKGVHLNCMRSFISWGVINASYDFLKEIMFS
- the LOC143430628 gene encoding mitochondrial nicotinamide adenine dinucleotide transporter SLC25A51 isoform X2; this translates as MILKSLCVVGVLLSSMYLLLFLLIKLYLDRFWKMYQSIQRFSRYPERGYVYCIVEFYHPYAKKHFRVLAAHFAGTAEAILVPLERVQTLLQDWRYHDKFKNTSHAFKYLLKNYSVSECYRGLVPIIYRNSCSNLTFFILKEQSKKLTGEQESVLTSFINGALIGGFTSTIFYPMNVIKIHMQSKIGGDFEKFVTVTREIYIARNRSIMSFYKGVHLNCMRSFISWGVINASYDFLKEIMFS